The following proteins are co-located in the Labrys monachus genome:
- a CDS encoding GlsB/YeaQ/YmgE family stress response membrane protein: protein MSWIAWIILGLIAGFIGSKIVNRTGAGVLIDIVIGIVGALIGGYISTNFLGGPPVTGVNFTSLLIAVAGSIILLLIYNAVARRT from the coding sequence ATGTCTTGGATCGCGTGGATCATACTCGGCCTGATCGCCGGCTTCATCGGCAGCAAGATCGTGAACAGGACCGGCGCGGGCGTGCTGATCGACATCGTGATCGGCATCGTCGGCGCGCTCATCGGGGGCTATATCAGCACCAATTTCCTCGGTGGCCCGCCGGTCACCGGCGTCAATTTCACCAGCCTGCTGATCGCGGTCGCCGGCTCGATCATCCTCCTGTTGATCTACAACGCCGTCGCCCGGCGCACCTGA
- a CDS encoding methylated-DNA--[protein]-cysteine S-methyltransferase, with the protein MITPPHFALFDTAIGTCALAWGAKGLLSVQLPSSDEKALRARMQRLVPGAVEAEPPPPVRRAIEAMQALLRGEPADLSWIELDMEAVPAFNRRVYAIARAIPPGSTMTYGEIAARLGDPLLARAVGQAMGQNPFTIVMPCHRVMAAGGKSGGFSAHGGVETKRRMLRIEGALPDDQPSLFGWP; encoded by the coding sequence ATGATCACGCCGCCCCATTTCGCCCTTTTCGATACCGCGATCGGCACCTGCGCCCTGGCCTGGGGTGCCAAGGGCCTCCTCAGCGTGCAGCTGCCTTCCAGCGATGAAAAGGCGCTGCGGGCGCGGATGCAGCGCCTCGTCCCCGGAGCCGTGGAGGCCGAGCCGCCGCCGCCGGTGCGGCGCGCCATCGAGGCGATGCAGGCCCTGCTCCGCGGCGAGCCGGCGGACCTCTCCTGGATCGAGCTCGACATGGAGGCCGTGCCGGCCTTCAACCGGCGGGTCTATGCGATCGCGCGGGCCATTCCGCCGGGCTCGACCATGACCTATGGCGAAATCGCCGCCAGGCTCGGCGACCCCCTGCTCGCGCGCGCCGTCGGGCAGGCCATGGGCCAGAACCCCTTCACCATCGTCATGCCTTGCCACCGCGTGATGGCGGCCGGCGGCAAGTCCGGCGGCTTTTCCGCCCATGGCGGCGTCGAGACCAAGCGCCGCATGCTGCGGATCGAGGGGGCGCTGCCGGACGACCAGCCCTCCCTGTTCGGCTGGCCGTGA
- a CDS encoding glycerate kinase type-2 family protein — translation MTDPIRAHRNILDAVFSEAVAAAHPAGCLVPHLPAPPERGRLILLAAGKAAGSMAETAEAHYSALGVGGDRIEGIAVARHGYGRPMRFVPMIEAGHPVPDAGSVEGARRALDLAASATAEDLVLVLLSGGASANWVAPAGSLSLDDKRAITRHLLRSGAAIGEINAIRKHLSRIKGGRLARAAFPARLLTLAISDVPGDDPSVIGSGPTVPDPVTNAEALAIADRYGTPLGAARSLFADPANETPKPGDAIFANTEYRIVMTPAMMIDAAAKAVRARGYEPVLVGADVEGEAREVAATQASLARELKAAGRRAALISGGELTVTIAGQGRGGPNQEYALALALALKAESGISALAADTDGTDGGGGLATDPAGAVVDETTLARARAQGLDAAAFLADNDSTGFFEALGDLVAPGPTFTNVNDLRIVLVG, via the coding sequence ATGACGGATCCGATCCGCGCCCACCGCAACATTCTCGACGCCGTGTTCAGCGAAGCGGTGGCCGCGGCCCATCCCGCCGGCTGCCTCGTTCCCCATCTGCCGGCCCCGCCGGAGCGGGGACGCCTGATCCTTCTCGCCGCGGGCAAGGCGGCGGGCAGCATGGCCGAGACCGCCGAGGCGCATTATTCCGCGCTCGGCGTCGGCGGCGACCGGATCGAGGGCATCGCCGTCGCCCGCCACGGCTATGGGCGGCCGATGCGCTTCGTCCCGATGATCGAGGCGGGCCATCCGGTGCCGGACGCCGGCAGCGTGGAGGGCGCGCGGCGCGCCCTCGACCTCGCCGCCTCGGCCACGGCGGAGGACCTGGTGCTGGTGCTGCTCTCGGGCGGCGCCTCGGCCAATTGGGTGGCGCCCGCCGGCAGCCTGTCGCTCGACGACAAGCGGGCCATCACCCGGCATCTGCTGCGGTCCGGCGCGGCGATCGGCGAGATCAACGCCATCCGCAAGCACCTGTCGCGCATCAAGGGCGGACGCCTCGCCCGTGCCGCCTTCCCGGCCCGCCTGCTCACCCTCGCCATCTCCGACGTGCCGGGGGACGATCCCTCGGTGATCGGGTCCGGCCCGACCGTGCCCGACCCGGTGACCAATGCCGAGGCGCTCGCCATCGCCGATCGCTACGGGACGCCCCTCGGGGCGGCGAGGTCCCTATTCGCGGACCCGGCCAACGAGACGCCGAAGCCGGGCGACGCCATCTTCGCCAACACCGAGTACCGCATCGTCATGACGCCGGCGATGATGATCGACGCGGCGGCGAAGGCCGTGCGTGCCCGCGGCTATGAGCCGGTGCTCGTCGGCGCCGACGTCGAGGGCGAAGCGCGCGAGGTGGCCGCGACCCAGGCCTCGCTGGCCCGCGAGCTCAAGGCGGCCGGCCGGCGCGCGGCCCTGATCTCCGGGGGCGAATTGACGGTGACCATCGCCGGCCAGGGGCGCGGCGGGCCCAACCAGGAATATGCGCTGGCCCTGGCGCTGGCCCTCAAGGCCGAGAGCGGCATCAGCGCCCTCGCCGCCGACACCGACGGCACCGACGGCGGCGGCGGCCTCGCCACCGATCCGGCCGGGGCGGTCGTCGACGAGACCACGCTGGCCCGCGCCCGGGCGCAGGGCCTCGACGCGGCGGCCTTCCTCGCCGACAATGATTCCACCGGCTTCTTCGAGGCGCTCGGCGACCTCGTCGCCCCCGGCCCGACCTTCACCAACGTCAACGATCTCAGGATCGTGCTGGTGGGGTGA
- a CDS encoding invasion associated locus B family protein, which translates to MTGLEARRMRRLAGIAVGIALAGMAGIGSGGAATAPAKKPAPKPAAEAQHKADDAAAAPAAAPRPANAPGWAARCSAAARQGPLECAVEESAVMNGTGQLVVGITIRVPSDTRSPVMLVHLPLGLYLPAGVKLQVDAAEPVGLALQTCDASGCFAGAPVTAGLLDQLKHGQQLKVIFQNLQHADIAVPLPLGDFAASFAKIQ; encoded by the coding sequence ATGACTGGACTGGAAGCAAGAAGGATGCGGCGTCTCGCCGGCATCGCCGTCGGGATCGCCCTGGCGGGCATGGCCGGCATCGGCAGCGGCGGGGCAGCCACGGCGCCGGCCAAGAAGCCCGCGCCGAAGCCGGCCGCGGAGGCGCAGCACAAGGCGGACGACGCCGCTGCCGCGCCGGCCGCCGCACCCCGGCCGGCGAATGCCCCGGGCTGGGCCGCCCGCTGCTCGGCGGCTGCGCGCCAGGGGCCGCTCGAATGCGCGGTCGAGGAGAGCGCCGTCATGAACGGCACCGGGCAGCTCGTCGTCGGCATCACCATCAGGGTTCCCAGCGATACGCGTTCGCCGGTCATGCTGGTCCACCTGCCGCTCGGCCTCTATCTGCCCGCCGGGGTGAAGCTGCAGGTCGACGCCGCCGAGCCGGTCGGCCTCGCCCTGCAGACCTGCGACGCCTCGGGCTGTTTCGCCGGCGCGCCGGTCACCGCGGGCCTGCTCGACCAGCTCAAGCACGGCCAGCAGCTCAAGGTCATCTTCCAGAACCTGCAGCACGCCGATATCGCTGTGCCGCTGCCGCTCGGCGACTTCGCGGCGTCCTTCGCCAAGATCCAGTAG